A region from the Dysidea avara chromosome 15, odDysAvar1.4, whole genome shotgun sequence genome encodes:
- the LOC136246133 gene encoding RWD domain-containing protein 4-like, translating into MASQSCADLQEEEREVLQSIYEDDDAFKALSETSFSYRFGNAGEPKACLLQVSWSDQYPSVLPTFSLDNFFNNHLSSENKAEILTSLQEQAEELLDSAATYSIIEWCRDNIEDLIIPEERPVAVAQASNTVTEDKEPKQKKEHLSKQAKRKLADRLNNKGELPRGWDWVDVVKHLSKTGPANPT; encoded by the exons ATGGCAAGCCAATCCTGTGCTGATTTACAAGAG GAAGAACGAGAAGTACTACAGTCAATTTATGAAGATGACGATGCGTTTAAGGCGTTGAGTGAAACCAGTTTTAGTTACAGG TTTGGCAATGCTGGAGAGCCCAAGGCCTGTTTACTGCAAGTATCATGGAGTGACCAGTACCCATCAGTTCTCCCTACTTTCTCATTAGATAACTTCTTTAACAATCATCT TTCATCAGAAAATAAAGCAGAAATCCTAACCTCACTACAAGAGCAG GCTGAGGAGTTACTGGACTCTGCTGCAACTTATTCCATCATTGAATGGTGTAGAGATAACATAGAGGATTTAATCATTCCTGAAGAGCGACCAGTGGCAGTAGCTCAAGCTTCAAACACA GTCACTGAGGATAAAGAGCCAAAGCAAAAGAAGGAACATTTGAGCAAGCAAGCTAAAAGAAAACTAGCAGACAGGCTAA ATAATAAAGGAGAACTACCTCGAGGATGGGACTGGGTGGATGTTGTCAAACAT TTGTCTAAGACTGGGCCAGCTAATCCTACATGA
- the LOC136246132 gene encoding uncharacterized protein produces the protein MDSKVPTATRRRKPVTMSKSNSSDGMMVRGRKENGAKLSKRKKKKPVTRASTPPKSSAAMKKSASSPAKVHLPSLKLTSGSVTQGSPPVPRLQPPVSRSFEKELFRKPDVITRNLEPLQCTSCSPIRPASSASGVSSHTTTSSSKTDMMLEHCISSMASLRWENSLSDDEEEQKRIELYKANRRKRYRALIEEQKRLLHSSRERRVFISNGPMNQT, from the exons atggattCCAAGGTTCCGACAGCGACGCGGAGGCGAAAGCCAGTAACAATGTCGAAGAGTAATAGTAGCGATGGGATGATGGTTAGGGGAAGGAAAGAAAACGGCGCGAAGCTTTCCAAGCGGAAGAAAAAGAAGCCAGTCACTCGGGCTTCCACACCACCCAAGTCTTCAGCTGCGATGAAGAAATCAGCTTCCTCGCCAGCTAAGGTGCATCTACCTTCGCTTAAACTAACAA GTGGAAGTGTTACGCAAGGGTCGCCTCCCGTACCGCGCCTACAACCGCCAGTGAGTCGCTCATTTGAAAAGGAACTGTTTCGCAAACCAGATGTGATTACCCG AAACTTAGAGCCACTCCAGTGTACATCATGTTCACCAATAAGACCAGCATCATCAGCCTCAGGTGTCTCATCTCACACCACTACCTCATCATCAAAGACCGACATGATGCTTGAACACTGCATCAGTTCTATGGCCAGTTTGAGATGGGAGAATAGTTTATCTGATGATGAAGAAGAACAGAAAAGAATTGAACTGTATAAAGCGAACAGAAGAAAACGTTACAGAGCATTAATAGAAGAGCAAAAACGATTGTTGCATAGTTCAAGAGAAAGAAGAGTATTTATCAGCAATGGACCTATGAATCAAACGTAA
- the LOC136246130 gene encoding uncharacterized protein has translation MKQKMHVSNIFKQLSHRAQSAVVSSSSSRMAEFIPSRSSWEWKTQLYMEQEGKEWPSEGRHVLAQYDDQGVVVYQAYCPEIAKYATDNQRFGGSKFSFTRMSWIKTNFLWMMYRCGWATKPNQERILAIRITHEGFNTILSQALTGHDEKERGMKDKSDVRLQWDPDHLPNGESHKRRAIQLGMRNKMLERYSNEWILDVKDITSFVTEQHKIVQSGNLDNLLVASERPYPVKDINIAKQLGLGTAETIT, from the exons ATGAAGCAAAAAATGCATGTGTCTAATATCTTCAAGCAGCTTAGTCATCGTGCTCAAAGTGCTGTAgtaagcagcagcagcagcagaatGGCGGAGTTCATCCCTAGCAGGTCATCATGGGAGTGGAAGACTCAGCTTTACATGGAGCAAGAGGGCAAGGAATGGCCTAGTGAGGGTAGACACGTTTTAGCTCAATACGACGATCAAGGCGTAGTCGTATACCAGGCCTACTGTCCCGAGATAGCAAAATATGCAACCGATAACCAGAG ATTTGGTGGTAGTAAGTTTTCCTTCACTCGGATGTCATGGATCAAGACAAACTTCTTGTGGATGATGTACCGATGTGGTTGGGCCACCAAACCAAATCAAGAACGCATCCTAGCCATCCGTATAACCCATGAAGGTTTTAACACAATTTTGTCacag GCACTAACAGGACATGATGAAAAGGAGAGAGGAATGAAGGATAAATCTGATGTCCGGTTACAGTGGGACCCTGATCATCTGCCTAATGGAGAGTCTCACAAAAGGAGAGCCATACAACTCGGTATGAGAAACAAG ATGTTGGAGAGGTATTCCAATGAATGGATACTCGACGTTAAAGACATAACATCTTTTGTCACTGAACAACACAAGATTGTCCAGTCAGGTAACCTTGACAACCTCCTTGTAGCCAGTGAGAGACCATACCCAGTCAAAGATATTAACATAGCCAAACAACTAGGTCTTGGAACAGCAGAAACAATAACATAG